A single region of the Triticum dicoccoides isolate Atlit2015 ecotype Zavitan chromosome 2B, WEW_v2.0, whole genome shotgun sequence genome encodes:
- the LOC119360896 gene encoding uncharacterized protein LOC119360896 produces MTNMVRWLFSTTRFTTFYFFLCIKFPLIYNWILLSICIFLFLCHFLLCLIPIFNLFISCFVGSSFLITLPPEIQDPQALAHLAGLNFYLSLYEQDPGWVTFIQNELNHNTPLEDIPGRLKLFLMEEKLSSMRQDVIQEFVALYQRVGSYLPIEPYLVDEALRSYLDHIHATDSFTVLQASYQDLRENEGGSVFFRNVVSHNRDLLEAESSARRCLEVEQRIRWEEIPKSKASLERAEHEHALDLFKSEDLRRELEKKSGVAQ; encoded by the coding sequence ATGACAAATATGGTTCGATGGCTCTTCTCCACTACCCGCTTTACTACTTTCTATTTTTTCTTATGTATTAAGTTTCCCTTAATATATAATTGGATATTACTTTCGATTTGTATATTTTTATTCCTTTGTCATTTTCTATTATGCCTAATACCTATTTTCAATCTTTTTATTTCGTGCTTCGTCGGCTCCTCCTTTCTGATCACTCTCCCACCGGAGATTCAAGACCCCCAGGCTCTAGCTCATTTAGCAGGGCTAAACTTCTATCTGAGTCTTTACGAGCAGGATCCGGGATGGGTTACGTTCATTCAGAACGAGCTTAATCACAATACCCCCCTGGAAGACATACCTGGGCGGCTTAAGCTCTTCCTAATGGAAGAAAAGCTCTCTTCTATGCGACAAGATGTCATTCAGGAATTTGTGGCGCTTTATCAAAGAGTAGGGTCTTATCTACCGATCGAGCCCTACTTGGTCGATGAAGCGCTTCGTTCCTATCTGGACCATATTCACGCAACTGATTCTTTCACTGTTCTACAAGCGTCTTATCAAGATCTGCGGGAGAATGAGGGAGGATCTGTTTTCTTTCGAAATGTTGTTTCCCACAACCGGGATCTCCTTGAGGCGGAAAGCTCCGCAAGGAGGTGCCTTGAAGTGGAACAGAGGATCCGGTGGGAAGAAATCCCCAAGAGCAAGGCAAGTCTCGAAAGAGCTGAGCACGAGCATGCTCTCGACTTGTTTAAGTCGGAGGATCTTAGAAGGGAATTAGAAAAAAAAAGCGGGGTAGCTCAGTAA